Genomic window (Antricoccus suffuscus):
AGGACAACAACAACGGCCACACCATCACACCGCTGGAGGACGTGCGGGACTCACTGCGCACCTGGGGAATTCCCGATGCCGACACCGCCTGTCAAGCGAGTATCGACCAAGGGCTCGTCGTACACCGGCAGTTCGACGGCTACGACGCCTTATCGCTTCGCGTCCTCGCCGACGACGAAAAGTCGATCGCGCGGGATATCGCGCGGCTCACGAAGTCGTCGCGTAAGTGGGGTACCGCCGCGTCGTTGAAGAAGGTGAGCAAGGGCCTCGACAGTGCGCAAAGCCGGGCGGTCGAGCTAGCCCGCACCGAGGGTGTGTCGATCCTGACCGGTGGCCCTGGCACCGGAAAGTCACGCACCGTCGGCACAGTCGTCGAGCTCGCCGAAAAGCATTCACAACACATAGTCCTGGCGGCGCCCACGGGCCGAGCGGCTAAGCGGCTCGCCGAGCTCACCGGTATGGAAGCAATGACGATCCATCGATTGCTTGGTGCACAAGGAAAAGAGGGCGGTTTCCTGCGCGGCCGTGACGAGCCGATCGAGGCCGACGTCGTCGTCATTGACGAGGCATCAATGGTCGACGTCCGGCTTGCCGCGGCGCTCCTCGCGGCGTGCGAGGACGGCACACATCTGATGATCGTCGGGGACGAGGCGCAACTGCCTTCTATCGGACCCGGCAGGGTGCTCGCCGACCTGATCGATTCCGACGCCGTACCGGTGACCTACCTCGAGACGCTGTATCGGCAGGCGGCCGGTGGTCAAATCGCCAAGCTCGCCGCCGCCGTACGCAAAGGTGACCTGCCGCCAGTTGAGATGGACGAGTCCAAGGAAGTAGTCATCGTCGCCACCAACGGTTCGGGACAGGCCGCGCATCGCACGGTCCAATTGGTGACCGACTCGATCCCCCGCGCGCTCGGAATTGAAACCTCCGAGATCCAGGTCGTCACACCGGTGCATCGCGGTGCCGCCGGAACCAAGGAGCTCAACTACGCCCTCAAGCAGAAACTCAACCCCGGCCCTGGCGCGGTGTCCGGCTTCGATGTGGGCGATCGTGTCATCGCGACGGCAAACTACCTTGACGCCAGCCCGACCGGCTACGCCAACGGCGAAGTCGGCGTCATCACACGGCTCTCTGACAAGGGAGTGACAGTTCAGTTCGCGTCCGGCACAGCAGATGTCGCCGGCAAGGCGCTACGCGACCTCGTGCACGGCTGGGCGATCACGGTGCACCGGGCACAGGGGTCGGAATGGCAGGCCGTCGTCGTAGTCGCACCGCCAGAAGCCGGGCGGCTGATGAGCAGATCGCTGATTTACACCGCGTTCACCCGCGCGCAGAAACACCTCAGCATCGTTCGCACTCCCGGTCCGGCACTGGCATATGCCGTCCGCGAGCGCGCCCTACGGCCTCGTCGTACCACTCTTGCCGAGCGTCTTCGCGAGTTAATGCCTGCTTGTTCTTAGCGCGTCGGTTGGCGCTCAGGACAGATCAGGTCAGGACGCGGCGAACCGGTGCGCGCGTTAGTCGCCGATCTGGTGCAAAATGTCGTAATGGCGAATTCGAAGCGTGAGGCAGTCCACTCGGGCGCCGTCACGCGTAACGAGAGCGACTGGGAGTACGCGCCGGTGCGCATCGGTCCACACACTGGGATCTGGCTTGCCGCGCAGATGCTTGCGGCGCAGGCCGGAGTCGGGGGTTGGGAACTCGCTCGAGTACTCAAATACACCGATGGGACGAGGAAGGTCGTGATGCGCCGGCGTCGGCGCCACGAGCATCTTCCCCGCCCCATCTTGTGAGCGGTCGCCGGTCCGGCACAGTTGACTACGGAACGACGACGACCTTGCCAGTGGTTTTGCGCGAACCGAGTGCTACGAGTGCTTCGGGCAGTTCCGCGAACGAGTAGATCTTGGAGATATGCGGCTTGATCTTGCCCTCGGCGTACAGCTTGGCAAGTGCCTTGTCTGCCTCCGGGATGACCTCGGGACGCATTTTCCGGTAATAACCCCAGTGCACGCCGACGACGCTGTAGTTCTTCACCAGCACATGGTTTGTCTTCGATTCGGCCATTCGCCCCGAGGTGAATCCGATGATCAGGATCCGACCTTCGAATGCGATGCACTTTGTGGACTTGTCGAATACGTCGCCACCGACCGGGTCGTAAACGATGTCGGCGCCACGCCCGTTGGTGATTTCCTTGACCACGGTGGCGAAGTCCTCGCTGTTGTAGTCAATCGCGTGGTCGGCGCCCAGATCGAGGCAGACCTGCTTCTTGGCTGGACCGCCCGCGGTCGCGATCACCGTCGCGCCCGCGGCCTTGGCGATCTGGATCGCAGATGACCCGACACCGCCGGCCCCTGCATGCACCAGCACGACGTCGCCGGCCTTGATCTGCCCGCGGGTATGCAAAGCGACCCAGCTCGTCTGATACGTCAGCAGGTAGCCGGCGGCCTCCTCGGCTGGCATACCGGGTGGCGCGGTGAGGATATCCGCGGCGCTCATCAGCGCGTATTCGGCGTAGCCGCCGCCGGCGCCAGAGGCACTCTGCGGACCACCGAAGACCTTGTCACCGACCTTGATGGTGCTGACGCCCTCACCAACCTCCACGACCTCGCCAGACACCTCAACACCGGGCGTGAACGGCAGGGTCGGCGTGATCTGATACTTCCCCTGGCACAGCAGGATATCCGGGAAGTTAAGCGCCGCGGCCTCAACCTTGACCTTGACCTGACCAGATCCCGGCTGCACATCCGGCACGTCCGTCCATTTCAAGACGTCCTGCGGGTCACCGAGTTCGGATACCAGCCAAGCTTTCATTTATTGCCTCCTGAATTTGGTTTCTGAGCATCTGGATTGACCGATGTCGGCACACCGGCCCGCGTGCCGTCGGCGTGCCTGGCGGCAGGTACGCCGCGAAACTTGAACGGCGCGGGTTCGACGCCGGCCTGGATAAGCCAAGCAAGACCGCTGTCCGGCGACTTCACTGCCTCGATGAACGTCTCGGCCACCGTGCGCGGCTCAATAATCGGGAAGTTTGCTTTCTCGAAGTTGTCGCGCATCCGGTTGATGATTGGCGTGTCGGCGAATCCTGGGCACAGCGCGTGCATGCGGATCCCGTCGTGCGCGAGCTCCACTCCGAGCGAGCGCACGTAGCCGATGACGGCAGCCTTGGTGAGCGCGTAGAACGGGTTACCGGGAGGCGCAACGAGTCCGGCCATCGATGCCGTCGCGACAATGCAACCGCCCCCACGTTTGCGCAGCGCCGGCAGGACCGCGTCCGTGCCGTATACGACGCCGTCGAGGTTGATGCCCATAATCCGTCGATAGCCGTCCAAGTCAAGTGCGTCCGCGCCACGCAACCCGCCACTGATTCCGGCATTCAAGAAGGCAATATCGAGACCACCGAAATGCGCCTCGATATCTGCGACCACCTTGTGGTTGGCCTCGAAGTCGCTGACGTCGAGCGTGAACCCGACGGCACCGAGCTCTTTAGCCGCGGCCTGGGTGCGATCCTCGTCAATGTCGCACAACGCGACCTGGGCGCCGTTCTCGAGCAAGATCTGGGTGATGGCGCGGCCGAAGCCGCCGGCGCCACCGGTGACAAATGCGACCTTGCCGTTGAGGTTCATGACGCCGGGTTCGGTGGAAGTCAAGAGTTGAACTCCTATGCAGATAGCAGGAAACGGTCGAGTACACGTGCGCCGAACTGCAGCGCGTCGACAGGTACTCGCTCGTCGATACCGTGAAACAGTGATGCAAAGTCGAGATCAGGTGGCAGCCGCAGTGGTGAGAACCCGTAGCAGGTCATTCCTAGCGTTGCGAATGACTTCGCGTCCGTGCCACCGGACATCAAGTACGGCAGCGTATGGCTGCCAGAGTCTTCGGCGGCGAGCGCGGCGGTCATCGAGGCCACGAGGTCGCCTTCGAATGGCACCTCCAGCGCACGGTCGGTGATGATCCATTCTCGTTCGACGTCCGGGCCGAGGAGCTCGTCTATCTGACGCTCGAACTCAGCCTCCTGACCAGGAATGATCCGGCAGTCGATGACGGCGCTCGCGGACCCTGGAATCACATTGGCCTTATAACCGGCATCCAGCATTGTCGGGTTGGCCGTGTTGCGCATCGTCGCGCCCACGATGCGACCCAGCGGACCGAGTTTGTCGACGACCACTTGCGGGTCGACGTGCATCAGGTCGGTGTCCATCAGGCCGCCCAGCCCCGTCAGAAATGCACGGATCGTGTCTGTCCACGCGACCGGGAACTCGTGGCGGCCGATCCGGGCAACCGCCTCGGACAGCTTGGTGATGGCGTTGTTGTCGTGCAGCATCGAGCCGTGCCCCGGCGCTCCCTTCGCGGTGATTCGCATCCAGGCGATGCTCTTCTCCCCCGTCATAATCGGGTACACGCGCACTTCTTCAGAAATCGAGTAGCTGAAGCCGCCAACTTCACCGACCGCCTCCGAGCAACCGTCGAACAGTTCCGGATGCTCATCGACGAGCCAGTGCGCGCCGAACTTACCGCCGTGTTCCTCGTCCGCGACCCACGCGAAAACCATGTCCCGCGGTGGTTTGATGCCATCTCGTGTCCACCGCCGGACGACGGCCAGCATCATCGCGTCCATGTCCTTCATGTCCACGGCGCCGCGGCCCCAGACATATCCGTCCTTCACGATTCCGCCGTAGGGGTCGACCGACCACTCCGAGGCATCGGCCGGTACGACGTCAAGATGCCCGTGCACGAGCAGTCCCGGTCGGGTCGAGTCTTCGCCTTTGATCTTGATGATGACACTGGCCCGCGTCTCGGCGGACTCGAGAGTCGTCGACTCGATTCCAACCTCGGCGAGTTTGGCAACGACGTACGCCGCGGCTTCT
Coding sequences:
- a CDS encoding DUF5703 family protein, with amino-acid sequence MANSKREAVHSGAVTRNESDWEYAPVRIGPHTGIWLAAQMLAAQAGVGGWELARVLKYTDGTRKVVMRRRRRHEHLPRPIL
- a CDS encoding AAA family ATPase; amino-acid sequence: MAAKPAPPRWPSDADPVFIAFCEAGLWSGLGKSALTHVPTAGITRPGLITKEALLRIPRVAASRAERLISAWIAATPEYDLAQVIVPAGISAYAVPGLIDALGDAAATVLEDDPWRIVGVRGIDVGQADAVARAMFGGFERDDPRRARALVGEALREDNNNGHTITPLEDVRDSLRTWGIPDADTACQASIDQGLVVHRQFDGYDALSLRVLADDEKSIARDIARLTKSSRKWGTAASLKKVSKGLDSAQSRAVELARTEGVSILTGGPGTGKSRTVGTVVELAEKHSQHIVLAAPTGRAAKRLAELTGMEAMTIHRLLGAQGKEGGFLRGRDEPIEADVVVIDEASMVDVRLAAALLAACEDGTHLMIVGDEAQLPSIGPGRVLADLIDSDAVPVTYLETLYRQAAGGQIAKLAAAVRKGDLPPVEMDESKEVVIVATNGSGQAAHRTVQLVTDSIPRALGIETSEIQVVTPVHRGAAGTKELNYALKQKLNPGPGAVSGFDVGDRVIATANYLDASPTGYANGEVGVITRLSDKGVTVQFASGTADVAGKALRDLVHGWAITVHRAQGSEWQAVVVVAPPEAGRLMSRSLIYTAFTRAQKHLSIVRTPGPALAYAVRERALRPRRTTLAERLRELMPACS
- a CDS encoding SDR family oxidoreductase, coding for MTSTEPGVMNLNGKVAFVTGGAGGFGRAITQILLENGAQVALCDIDEDRTQAAAKELGAVGFTLDVSDFEANHKVVADIEAHFGGLDIAFLNAGISGGLRGADALDLDGYRRIMGINLDGVVYGTDAVLPALRKRGGGCIVATASMAGLVAPPGNPFYALTKAAVIGYVRSLGVELAHDGIRMHALCPGFADTPIINRMRDNFEKANFPIIEPRTVAETFIEAVKSPDSGLAWLIQAGVEPAPFKFRGVPAARHADGTRAGVPTSVNPDAQKPNSGGNK
- a CDS encoding NADPH:quinone oxidoreductase family protein, which encodes MKAWLVSELGDPQDVLKWTDVPDVQPGSGQVKVKVEAAALNFPDILLCQGKYQITPTLPFTPGVEVSGEVVEVGEGVSTIKVGDKVFGGPQSASGAGGGYAEYALMSAADILTAPPGMPAEEAAGYLLTYQTSWVALHTRGQIKAGDVVLVHAGAGGVGSSAIQIAKAAGATVIATAGGPAKKQVCLDLGADHAIDYNSEDFATVVKEITNGRGADIVYDPVGGDVFDKSTKCIAFEGRILIIGFTSGRMAESKTNHVLVKNYSVVGVHWGYYRKMRPEVIPEADKALAKLYAEGKIKPHISKIYSFAELPEALVALGSRKTTGKVVVVP
- a CDS encoding M20/M25/M40 family metallo-hydrolase, with translation MTDSISSPASDSDPRGLAAPGALDEVVQLCSELIAIDSTNTGDPETLVGEREAAAYVVAKLAEVGIESTTLESAETRASVIIKIKGEDSTRPGLLVHGHLDVVPADASEWSVDPYGGIVKDGYVWGRGAVDMKDMDAMMLAVVRRWTRDGIKPPRDMVFAWVADEEHGGKFGAHWLVDEHPELFDGCSEAVGEVGGFSYSISEEVRVYPIMTGEKSIAWMRITAKGAPGHGSMLHDNNAITKLSEAVARIGRHEFPVAWTDTIRAFLTGLGGLMDTDLMHVDPQVVVDKLGPLGRIVGATMRNTANPTMLDAGYKANVIPGSASAVIDCRIIPGQEAEFERQIDELLGPDVEREWIITDRALEVPFEGDLVASMTAALAAEDSGSHTLPYLMSGGTDAKSFATLGMTCYGFSPLRLPPDLDFASLFHGIDERVPVDALQFGARVLDRFLLSA